From Myxococcaceae bacterium JPH2, the proteins below share one genomic window:
- a CDS encoding insulinase family protein — protein MSFAPYRDVLPSGLRVVTVETPHLHTALLAVYVRTGSRHELLANNGVSHYLEHLFFRGSANWPDTVRMNAAVEEVGGNLNGVTTRDHGYYYTPLHPDHLRVGMDILGDMLTRPRLTDMEVERQIILEEMLDEVDEKGRDIDLDNLAKRALFGNHPLALKIAGTRESVTALTHAQVLEHFARHYVAGNLVITAAGRVKHTEVMELAERAFAHLPRGPATTEEAPPDTPRGPTFHFVAHDEAQTEFRLNFRTVPEQHDDYAALQILRRLLDDGLSSRLPFEIVEKRGLAYSVNAALDTYHDAGLLEIEAASAPEKASLVVAEAFRVLGALCDQEVGEEELRRAKRRHRMLLEFSQDSPGELAGWFGGTELFRPPETFNHRADLVDSQSAAHVREVARRYFARENLTVVAVGQRKGIKALEKVVADADGLPSLGTPILSAGSLG, from the coding sequence ATGAGCTTCGCACCGTATCGGGATGTGCTGCCCTCCGGGCTGCGCGTCGTCACCGTCGAGACTCCCCACCTCCACACCGCCCTGCTGGCCGTGTACGTGCGAACCGGCAGCCGCCACGAGCTGCTCGCCAACAACGGCGTCAGCCACTACCTGGAGCACCTCTTCTTCCGAGGCAGCGCGAACTGGCCGGACACCGTGCGGATGAACGCGGCGGTGGAGGAAGTGGGCGGCAACCTCAACGGCGTCACCACGCGGGATCACGGCTACTACTACACGCCGCTGCACCCCGACCATCTGCGCGTGGGCATGGACATCCTGGGCGACATGCTCACCCGCCCCCGCCTCACCGACATGGAGGTGGAGCGGCAGATCATCCTCGAGGAGATGCTGGACGAGGTGGACGAGAAGGGTCGGGACATCGACCTGGACAACCTCGCCAAGCGCGCGCTGTTCGGCAACCACCCGCTCGCGCTGAAGATCGCCGGCACGCGGGAGTCCGTCACGGCCCTCACCCATGCGCAGGTGCTGGAGCACTTCGCGCGCCACTACGTGGCCGGCAACCTGGTCATCACCGCCGCGGGCCGCGTGAAGCACACGGAGGTGATGGAGCTGGCCGAGCGCGCCTTCGCGCACCTGCCGCGAGGCCCCGCCACCACCGAGGAGGCCCCGCCCGACACGCCGCGCGGCCCCACCTTCCACTTCGTGGCGCACGACGAGGCCCAGACGGAGTTCCGCCTCAACTTCCGCACCGTGCCCGAGCAGCACGACGACTACGCCGCGCTCCAGATTCTGCGCCGCCTGCTGGATGACGGCCTGTCCTCGCGGCTGCCCTTCGAAATCGTGGAGAAGCGCGGGCTGGCGTACTCGGTGAACGCGGCGCTGGACACGTACCACGACGCGGGACTGCTGGAGATTGAAGCGGCCAGCGCGCCGGAGAAGGCGTCGCTCGTGGTGGCCGAGGCCTTCCGCGTGCTGGGCGCGCTGTGCGACCAGGAAGTGGGCGAGGAGGAGCTGCGGCGCGCCAAGCGGCGTCACCGCATGCTGCTGGAGTTCTCCCAGGACTCGCCGGGCGAGCTGGCCGGGTGGTTCGGCGGCACGGAGCTCTTCCGCCCGCCCGAGACATTCAACCACCGCGCGGACCTGGTGGACAGCCAGTCCGCGGCCCACGTGCGTGAGGTGGCGCGCCGCTACTTCGCGCGCGAGAACCTCACGGTGGTCGCGGTGGGCCAGCGCAAGGGAATCAAGGCGCTGGAGAAGGTCGTCGCGGATGCAGACGGGCTGCCCTCCCTGGGCACGCCCATCCTCAGCGCCGGCTCCCTCGGATGA
- a CDS encoding HAMP domain-containing protein: MKLSLATRIFLGYAVVLVTFGAVSLFSVTELHRNRLEIRLVSQGYLQLSQDAAELEALHNNQKKDTERLFDQNSVETRRALIRLTRLYFPPHMAQRLGTARARAREVLSFAPSGEMPFVRGLDARFGELAHQYEAYGRAAEAVYAVLAADAPDHVALARSMGDLSQVESTISRELSVLRTTLENRIRERVDGAEERERRTGLAIITLSVMAIGVGLGATAWSARTLRPVRTLIEGVSRIARGDYNAQLGVRGDDEVAVLAREFDQMAHSLQAREAQIKAQAEALMRAEQLAAVGRISAQIVHEVRNPLSSIGLNVELLQDALAEARFPAETGSEARDLLAAVTGEVDRLTEVTEQYLRMARPPRPDLEPEDITQVLNGVLEFTREELARAGVEVVRDFTPDTPRVLADEGQLRQVFLNLLRNSREAMPEGGRLRVATLPRERDVEVTVQDTGGGMTAEVRQHLFEPFFTTKEGGTGLGLAVSQQILQAHGGSLSCQSIPGQGTTFVLRLPRA; this comes from the coding sequence ATGAAGCTCTCGCTCGCCACCCGCATCTTCCTTGGTTACGCGGTGGTGCTCGTCACCTTCGGGGCGGTGTCCCTGTTCAGCGTGACGGAGCTGCACCGCAACCGGCTGGAGATCCGCCTCGTCAGCCAGGGCTACCTCCAGCTCTCGCAGGACGCCGCGGAGCTGGAAGCCCTCCACAACAACCAGAAGAAGGACACCGAGCGGCTGTTCGATCAGAACAGCGTGGAGACGCGCCGCGCCCTCATCCGCCTCACCCGCCTCTACTTCCCGCCGCACATGGCGCAGCGGCTCGGCACGGCCCGCGCCCGCGCCCGCGAGGTGCTCTCCTTCGCGCCCAGCGGCGAGATGCCCTTCGTGCGAGGGCTGGACGCGCGCTTCGGAGAGCTGGCCCACCAATACGAGGCCTACGGGCGCGCCGCCGAGGCCGTCTACGCGGTGCTCGCCGCGGACGCCCCGGACCACGTGGCGCTCGCGCGCTCCATGGGAGACCTGAGTCAGGTGGAGAGCACCATCAGCCGCGAGCTGAGCGTGCTGCGCACCACCCTGGAGAACCGCATCCGCGAGCGCGTGGACGGCGCGGAGGAGCGCGAGCGCCGCACGGGCCTGGCCATCATCACCCTGTCCGTCATGGCCATCGGCGTGGGCCTGGGCGCCACCGCCTGGTCCGCGCGCACGCTGCGCCCGGTGCGCACGCTCATCGAGGGCGTGTCCCGCATCGCGCGCGGCGACTACAACGCCCAGCTCGGCGTGCGCGGCGATGACGAGGTGGCGGTGCTCGCTCGCGAGTTCGACCAGATGGCGCACTCGCTCCAAGCGCGCGAGGCGCAGATCAAGGCCCAGGCCGAGGCCCTCATGCGCGCCGAGCAGCTCGCCGCCGTGGGCCGCATCTCCGCCCAGATCGTCCACGAGGTGCGCAACCCGCTGTCCTCCATCGGCCTCAACGTGGAGCTGCTCCAGGATGCCCTCGCCGAGGCCCGCTTCCCGGCCGAGACGGGCTCCGAGGCCCGGGACCTGCTGGCCGCCGTCACGGGTGAGGTGGACCGACTCACGGAGGTCACCGAGCAGTACCTGCGCATGGCGCGGCCGCCGCGCCCGGACCTGGAGCCCGAGGACATCACCCAGGTGCTCAACGGGGTGCTGGAGTTCACCCGTGAGGAGCTGGCGCGAGCGGGCGTGGAGGTGGTGCGCGACTTCACGCCCGACACGCCCCGGGTGCTCGCGGACGAGGGGCAGCTGCGGCAGGTGTTCCTCAACCTCTTGCGCAACAGCCGCGAGGCCATGCCCGAGGGCGGCCGGCTGCGCGTCGCCACCCTCCCCCGCGAGCGCGACGTGGAGGTGACGGTCCAGGACACCGGCGGAGGCATGACGGCGGAGGTCCGCCAGCACCTGTTCGAGCCGTTCTTCACCACCAAGGAGGGCGGCACCGGCCTGGGGCTCGCGGTGAGCCAGCAGATCCTCCAGGCTCACGGCGGCTCGCTCTCCTGCCAGAGTATTCCCGGCCAGGGGACGACCTTCGTGTTAAGGCTTCCTCGCGCATGA